The following are encoded together in the Acidovorax sp. KKS102 genome:
- a CDS encoding phosphodiesterase, with the protein MHNTPWSRLEAMMALLSPAARQGTGPLARLMREGGLYCVFQPLADLREGQVYAHEALIRGPQNTPLHTPDKLLELARHEGILQDFELLCVYTAMEQWGRHDAPGRLFVNISADALVHGVQLIGATELGNTVRSLGLSARMLVLEITEHERVTDMPQLRQAIKAVHACGARLALDDFGDGRSSLRLWSEVKPDFVKIDKYFIRDISDHPENLQMLQAIKGIADVFGTQLIAEGIETRDDLRALRDLDIPLGQGWLLGRPAMAPREAVDDAALEVMHDRRVAVLPHLGQTARPGILRSLLVVQAPTAAPATNNDAVAALFRQHTDLHALAVVDGSRPVALINRQQFMNHYATPYFREVHGRKSCLAFANLAPRVVELDCDVDQLVGILTSQDQRYLSDGYIVTDNGRYLGLGTGDQLVRAVTETRIEAARHANPLTFLPGNIPISLHIQRLLESGTEFVACYADLNNFKPFNDHYGYWRGDQMIRLVARLATAHCDARSDFVGHVGGDDFMLIFQSSNWLQRCKNIVDEFAREAITLFDDSARLAGGIQAEDRHGVQRFFPCTTLAIGAVRITPGRFRHAEEVANLAAVAKHEAKQASTGVVLHGGFTESSLGALAATRALQDVLAA; encoded by the coding sequence ATGCACAACACCCCATGGAGCCGACTGGAGGCGATGATGGCGCTGCTATCGCCCGCCGCCCGCCAGGGCACCGGCCCCCTGGCGAGGCTGATGCGCGAAGGCGGGCTGTACTGCGTGTTCCAGCCCCTGGCCGACCTGCGCGAGGGCCAGGTGTACGCGCATGAGGCGCTGATCCGGGGGCCGCAGAACACCCCCTTGCACACCCCCGACAAACTGCTGGAGCTGGCCCGGCACGAGGGCATTCTGCAGGACTTTGAGCTGCTCTGCGTCTACACCGCCATGGAGCAATGGGGGCGACACGACGCGCCGGGCCGGCTGTTTGTGAACATCAGCGCCGATGCGCTGGTGCATGGCGTCCAGCTGATCGGAGCTACCGAGCTGGGCAACACCGTGCGCAGCCTGGGCCTGAGCGCCCGCATGCTGGTGCTGGAAATCACCGAACACGAACGCGTGACCGACATGCCCCAGCTGCGCCAAGCCATCAAGGCCGTACACGCCTGCGGCGCGCGGCTGGCGCTGGACGACTTTGGCGACGGCCGCTCCAGCCTGCGGCTGTGGTCCGAGGTCAAACCCGACTTCGTGAAGATCGACAAATACTTCATCCGCGACATCAGCGACCACCCCGAAAACCTGCAGATGCTGCAGGCCATCAAGGGCATTGCCGACGTGTTCGGCACCCAGCTCATTGCCGAAGGCATCGAAACCCGCGACGACCTGCGCGCGCTGCGCGACCTGGACATCCCCCTGGGCCAGGGCTGGCTGCTGGGCCGCCCCGCCATGGCGCCGCGCGAGGCCGTAGACGACGCAGCGCTAGAGGTCATGCACGACCGCCGCGTGGCCGTGCTGCCGCACCTGGGCCAGACTGCGCGCCCGGGCATCCTGCGCAGCCTGCTGGTGGTGCAGGCGCCCACCGCAGCGCCCGCCACCAACAACGACGCCGTGGCCGCCCTGTTCCGCCAGCACACGGACCTGCATGCGCTAGCGGTGGTGGACGGGTCGCGCCCCGTGGCCCTCATCAACCGCCAGCAGTTCATGAACCACTACGCCACGCCGTACTTTCGCGAGGTGCATGGCCGCAAGTCCTGCCTGGCGTTTGCCAACCTGGCGCCGCGCGTGGTGGAGCTGGACTGCGATGTGGACCAGCTCGTGGGCATCCTCACGTCGCAGGACCAGCGCTACCTGAGCGACGGCTACATCGTCACCGACAACGGCCGCTACCTGGGCCTGGGCACCGGCGACCAGCTGGTGCGCGCCGTGACCGAGACCCGCATCGAGGCCGCGCGCCACGCCAACCCGCTGACCTTTTTGCCCGGCAACATCCCCATCAGCCTGCACATCCAGCGCTTGCTGGAAAGCGGCACCGAGTTTGTGGCCTGCTATGCGGACCTGAACAACTTCAAGCCCTTCAACGACCACTACGGCTACTGGCGCGGCGACCAGATGATCCGCCTGGTGGCGCGCCTGGCTACGGCGCACTGCGATGCGCGCAGCGACTTCGTGGGCCATGTGGGTGGGGACGACTTCATGCTGATCTTTCAGAGCAGCAACTGGCTGCAGCGCTGCAAGAACATCGTGGACGAGTTCGCACGCGAGGCCATCACACTGTTTGACGACAGCGCCCGGCTGGCTGGCGGCATCCAGGCCGAGGACCGGCATGGCGTGCAGCGGTTCTTCCCGTGCACCACGCTGGCCATCGGCGCCGTGCGCATCACGCCCGGGCGCTTTCGGCATGCCGAAGAAGTGGCCAACCTGGCTGCAGTGGCCAAGCATGAGGCGAAGCAGGCATCCACGGGGGTGGTGCTGCATGGCGGGTTTACCGAGTCGAGCCTGGGGGCGCTGGCTGCGACGCGGGCGCTGCAGGATGTGTTGGCGGCGTAG